The following are from one region of the Arachis duranensis cultivar V14167 chromosome 10, aradu.V14167.gnm2.J7QH, whole genome shotgun sequence genome:
- the LOC107470313 gene encoding nodulin-related protein 1-like, with translation MASEIPEKKEEQHSTSELFSSAKVVAETAQANISGEADKVDKAKAANAAGDLLDATGQYGKLDDQIITFLASGKQ, from the exons ATGGCTTCCGAGATCCCAGAGAAGAAGGAGGAGCAGCACTCGACAAGCGAGCTGTTCTCGAGCGCCAAGGTGGTGGCAGAGACGGCTCAGGCAAACATCAGTGGGGAGGCAGACAAGGTGGACAAGGCAAAAGCTGCCAATGCGGCCGGAGACCTTCTTGACGCTACTGGCCAGTATGGCAAGCTTGATGATCAGATTATCACTTTTTTAGCTTCAG GAAAACAGTGA
- the LOC110276907 gene encoding uncharacterized protein LOC110276907, producing MQYNAPETIYHKQARAIQEQGGKKFEKLRIAFERSQAELKLEQKSRSNALVKKPGKRPPGRPSQEPIGSDFSSRATPATTGDLQPTSYPVQGGSWRGLLSQMGRRSLALDEDHRASYNMSNQSITRSDSIFMTFETEPKHLVTVYYSYARSLARFSASLGLIAWKVASQKIQQTLSDGYKFGHGWVGVYEPLSTPGLMFNNHIQKDDSLVRKLHSSSEFIKGDRNCKIVEPTVEHHGNGQVFQGKQSSICPPNGLASEGKPFLFGSGGIRPNTSADLDNLDNQKQSVQSKSFSKSETQGFKQVGLNSALSANQNNSNSVAKFPSNAPPTLSKPREMVSRSMNAAPSVLFKQPDTNGVVSGELSNGKVMNASSNREVTGPSSEGTSNQAGRAAPPVHGKEQSPERAQKQQASNHSRGNAQPVIPSDGPGQRDDSANASAAAAAARAWMSVGAGGFKQVPDNSSSPKNQISAYSLYNSSRELQQHTSQIRGNFPSGSVPFQSDKNNFHFKHLHRNLLPYNFQTDLWIACKAIIRGRCLTATRPSFAAMMWHCCLDVSKGIELIRTGFLSLDFEFSSQKACIHVREIKVYLGYDLVQDCKVVLIQKCACKFGRLMVD from the exons ATGCAATACAATGCACCAGAGACTATATACCACAAACAG GCACGAGCAATACAAGAACAAGGGGGGAAAAAGTTTGAGAAGTTAAGGATAGCCTTTGAACGCTCTCAGGCTGAGCTGAAACTGGAACAAAAATCAAGATCTAATGCTTTGGTTAAGAAGCCAGGAAAGAGGCCACCAGGTCGACCCTCACAGGAACCTATTGGCTCTGATTTCTCCTCAAGGGCAACTCCTGCTACTACTGGTGATCTACAGCCAACATCTTATCCAGTGCAAGGGGGTAGCT GGAGAGGTCTTCTCTCTCAGATGGGAAGGAGGTCGTTAGCGCTTGATGAGGATCATCGTGCATCTTATAATATGTCAAATCAATCAATTACACGATCAGATTCAATATTTATGACTTTTGAGACTGAACCAAAGCATCTAGTCACTGTAT ATTACTCCTATGCTAGGAGTTTGGCTCGATTTAGTGCTAGTCTAGGGCTTATTGCTTGGAAAGTTGCTTCCCAGAAGATTCAGCAGACGCTGTCAGATGGCTATAAATTTGGTCATGGTTGGGTTGGAGTGTATGAACCACTTTCAACCCCAGGATTAATGTTTAACAACCATATCCAAAAGGATGATAGTCTGGTTAGGAAGTTGCATTCTAGTAGTGAATTTATAAAGGGTGATAGAAATTGTAAGATTGTGGAACCCACTGTTGAACACCATGGCAATGGGCAAGTTTTTCAGGGAAAGCAGTCTTCAATTTGTCCTCCCAATGGGCTTGCATCAGAGGGAAAACCCTTTTTGTTTGGTTCTGGAGGGATAAGGCCCAATACTTCTGCAGACCTTGACAATCTTGATAATCAGAAACAGAGTGTCCAATCGAAGAGTTTCAGCAAGTCTGAGACTCAAGGTTTCAAACAAGTGGGGTTGAACTCTGCACTTTCAGCTAATCAAAATAATTCCAATTCAGTTGCTAAGTTTCCAAGTAATGCTCCTCCAACTTTGTCTAAGCCCAGAGAAATGGTATCAAGGAGCATGAATGCTGCTCCATCTGTATTGTTCAAACAGCCGGACACTAATGGAGTTGTTAGTGGAGAATTGTCGAATGGAAAAGTCATGAATGCCAGTTCTAATAGAGAGGTGACTGGTCCATCATCCGAAGGTACATCAAACCAAGCAGGGAGAGCAGCTCCTCCTGTCCATGGCAAGGAGCAGAGT CCTGAAAGGGCTCAAAAACAACAAGCTTCAAATCATTCCCGGGGTAATGCTCAGCCAGTCATACCATCAGATGGACCTGGACAGAGAGATGATTCAGCCAATGCTTCAGCAGCAGCTGCTGCTGCTCGTGCATGGATGTCTGTAGGGGCAGGAGGCTTTAAGCAAGTACCTGACAATTCGAGCTCACCCAAAAATCAGATATCTGCATATTCATTGTACAATTCGTCAAGAGAGTTGCAGCAGCATACATCCCAGATTCGGGGGAACTTTCCTTCTGGATCAGTGCCTTTCCAATCTGACAAGAACAATTTCCATTTCAAGCACTTGCACCGCAACCTGCTGCCTTACAATTTCCAAACAGACCTATG GATCGCCTGCAAAGCAATCATCAGGGGTCGTTGCCTCACAGCAACCAGACCTAGCTTTGCAGCTATGATGTGGCATTGCTGTCTTGATGTTTCCAAAGGAATTGAACTTATTAGAACTGGGTTCCTCTCAttggattttgaattttcatcccAGAAGGCCTGCATACATGTGAGAGAGATAAAGGTCTACCTTGGTTACGATTTGGTGCAAGACTGCAAGGTAGTGCTGATTCAAAAATGTGCTTGCAAGTTCGGAAGACTCATGGTGGATTAA
- the LOC107470312 gene encoding protein SLOW GREEN 1, chloroplastic — MASSTSISGFTICSNSQSEFLSSKSSRYAFSNSLPRISFQLPTHFPALVSSAPRVFSSFVKQNIASLLIGSFIFVGSFSNRTAMAALTPPPAAVLPEEKTETEEEMCQKILENDPKNVEALKVVLYGKIRRGKAKEAVKLVESLIKVEPNEVEWRLLLALCYETMGHFTTSKRLFKEILRQRPLFLRALHGLAMVMHKNHEGRAVFEMLDKARELASRQERVTEERNIRILIAQMFVVQGDLEEGLKRFQDLVNENPRDFRPYLCQGIIYSLLDKKEEAAQQFETYQSLVPEEFPQRGFLDDVALSARATSREQFMKEYSYRK, encoded by the exons ATGGCTTCTTCTACTTCAATCTCTGGTTTCACCATCTGTTCGAATTCCCAGTCAGAATTTCTCAGTTCCAAATCTTCACGCTATGCCTTCTCCAATTCCCTTCCTAGGATTTCATTTCAACTCCCCACACATTTTCCAGCACTTGTTTCTTCCGCACCAAGGGTCTTTTCAAGTTTTGTGAAACAAAACATAGCTTCTCTCCTCATCGGCTCCTTCATCTTCGTCGGCTCCTTCTCCAACAGAACCGCCATGGCAGCACTCACACCCCCGCCTGCTGCTGTACTCCCCGAGGAGAAGACGGAGACGGAGGAGGAGATGTGCCAGAAGATTCTGGAGAATGACCCGAAGAACGTTGAGGCTCTGAAGGTGGTTCTGTACGGCAAGATTAGGAGAGGGAAGGCCAAAGAGGCGGTTAAGTTGGTAGAGAGTTTGATTAAGGTGGAGCCAAACGAAGTTGAATGGAGGCTTTTGTTGGCCCTCTGTTACGAAACCATGGGCCACTTCACTACTTCAAAGAGACTCTTCAAGGAAATCTTGCGCCAAAGGCCTCTTTTTCTCAGAGCTCTCCAC GGTTTGGCTATGGTGATGCACAAGAACCATGAAGGGCGTGCTGTGTTTGAAATGCTGGATAAGGCTAGGGAGCTAGCTTCGCGTCAAGAGAGAGTTACAGAGGAGAGGAATATACGAATCTTAATTGCACAAATGTTTGTTGTGCAG GGTGATTTGGAGGAGGGTTTAAAAAGGTTTCAAGATTTGGTTAATGAAAATCCTCGAGATTTCAGGCCTTATCTTTGCCAG GGAATTATATACAGTCTGCTCGATAAAAAGGAGGAAGCTGCACAGCAGTTTGAAACATATCAATCTCTTGTGCCTGAAGAGTTTCCACAGAGGGGATTCCTTGATGATGTTGCCTTATCAGCAAGAGCAACTTCCAGAGAACAGTTTATGAAGGAATATTCATATCGGAAATAG